One genomic region from Natrinema caseinilyticum encodes:
- a CDS encoding DUF92 domain-containing protein, producing MTAPVRRAGVFAVLCTLSLAVPLSGPRVGAALAGVVLLAAYVITDGPLFDLLAYPGDYEDSRLYGLITFVLSGVALGLMATKASMPVAVFVATLLLVGYGNFGEQLVRLRFELSVVRVVGFCLAATSAAIVGQTITQSLVGDAVASSLPSVVFLAASGAFLAALLRDVLLRSDDPIVVLSVGLLLWLLAELEPSIGAWEIVVALVVTVALGYASYALETASIAGMLTGILLGLLTIVLGGYGWFAVLISFFAIGGISTKFRYERKETLGVAEDNNGARGSGNVLGNAAVALVAVLGYAASDAGFLPRDPTLFLFTFAGSIATAMSDTLSSEIGSVFETPRLITTLEPVDPGTDGGVTWQGELAGIAGATIVAAIAYGLFPEVGVVGAAIIVAAGIVGMTVDSLLGATLEGTFLGNQGVNFLATLSGALISAVLVLSFPVLG from the coding sequence GTGACAGCACCCGTTCGGCGAGCCGGCGTGTTTGCGGTACTCTGTACACTTTCGCTCGCCGTCCCGCTCTCCGGCCCTCGGGTGGGAGCCGCGCTCGCCGGCGTCGTCTTGCTCGCCGCCTACGTTATCACCGACGGCCCGCTGTTCGATCTGCTCGCCTATCCGGGCGATTACGAGGATTCGCGGCTCTACGGCCTTATCACGTTCGTGCTTTCGGGCGTCGCGCTCGGCCTCATGGCGACGAAAGCGTCGATGCCGGTCGCTGTCTTCGTCGCGACGTTACTGCTCGTCGGCTACGGCAATTTCGGCGAACAACTCGTCAGACTGCGGTTCGAGTTGTCCGTCGTCCGGGTCGTCGGGTTCTGTCTCGCCGCGACGAGCGCCGCCATCGTCGGTCAGACCATCACGCAGTCGCTCGTGGGCGACGCCGTCGCATCGTCGCTGCCGAGCGTCGTCTTTCTCGCCGCAAGCGGTGCATTTCTCGCGGCGCTTCTCCGAGACGTGCTGTTGCGCTCCGACGACCCGATCGTCGTCCTCTCGGTCGGGCTCCTCCTCTGGCTGCTCGCCGAACTCGAGCCGTCGATCGGCGCGTGGGAGATCGTCGTCGCACTCGTCGTCACCGTCGCGCTCGGGTACGCGTCCTACGCCCTCGAAACGGCCTCGATCGCGGGTATGCTAACCGGGATCCTCCTGGGGCTGTTGACGATCGTGCTGGGCGGCTACGGCTGGTTCGCCGTCCTCATCTCGTTCTTCGCCATCGGCGGTATCTCGACGAAGTTCCGCTACGAGCGAAAGGAAACGCTCGGCGTCGCGGAGGACAACAACGGTGCACGCGGCAGCGGCAACGTCCTCGGAAACGCCGCCGTTGCACTCGTCGCCGTGCTGGGCTATGCGGCCAGTGACGCCGGGTTTCTCCCCCGCGATCCCACACTCTTTCTCTTTACGTTCGCCGGTTCCATCGCGACCGCGATGAGCGACACCCTCTCGAGCGAAATCGGCAGCGTCTTCGAGACGCCGCGACTGATCACGACTCTCGAGCCGGTCGACCCCGGCACGGACGGCGGCGTCACGTGGCAGGGGGAACTCGCCGGCATCGCCGGCGCGACGATCGTCGCTGCCATCGCTTACGGGCTCTTTCCGGAAGTCGGGGTCGTCGGTGCGGCGATCATCGTCGCCGCCGGTATCGTGGGGATGACCGTCGATAGCCTGCTGGGGGCGACACTCGAGGGAACGTTTCTGGGAAATCAGGGCGTAAACTTCCTGGCGACGTTGTCCGGTGCGCTGATCAGCGCGGTTCTGGTGCTTTCGTTTCCCGTTCTCGGCTGA
- a CDS encoding undecaprenyl diphosphate synthase family protein — protein MGVYERYLALRIRRHRADPPDHVALVITERDLLERGAYETLTDFFEWAVEYASQITVYVSVLDAAAVPALRRELETIDAPLEVAVRGPEDKTRADAPIRIGIGLGGKHEFTSAVRTLAERVETGDLEPDEIDDEHVEDHLVFPSEPDLVIKTGAERLSDFMIWQSVYSELYFTDVNWRDFRKRDFLRAVREYCNRSRRFGR, from the coding sequence GTGGGAGTATACGAACGGTACCTCGCCCTTCGAATCCGCCGCCACAGGGCCGATCCACCCGATCACGTCGCGCTCGTGATCACCGAGCGAGACCTCCTCGAGCGGGGGGCCTACGAAACGCTCACCGATTTCTTCGAGTGGGCCGTCGAGTACGCCTCGCAGATTACCGTCTACGTCAGCGTCCTCGATGCGGCCGCCGTGCCCGCGCTCCGACGCGAACTCGAGACGATCGACGCACCCCTCGAGGTGGCCGTTCGCGGACCGGAAGACAAGACGCGTGCCGACGCGCCGATCCGGATCGGGATCGGCCTCGGCGGGAAACACGAATTTACGAGCGCGGTCCGGACGCTCGCAGAGCGCGTCGAGACGGGGGATTTAGAGCCCGACGAAATCGACGACGAACACGTCGAGGACCACCTCGTGTTCCCGTCGGAACCGGATCTGGTGATCAAGACCGGCGCGGAACGGCTCTCGGATTTCATGATCTGGCAGTCGGTCTACTCGGAACTGTATTTCACGGACGTCAACTGGCGGGACTTTCGCAAGCGGGACTTCCTTCGTGCGGTCCGCGAGTACTGTAATCGATCGCGGCGATTCGGCCGGTAG
- a CDS encoding DUF7344 domain-containing protein, producing the protein MPPFESAPVVDVEQFVRLTDVPPDEAYELLANSRTRLTLHVLSTCAPPFSVDRLTDIVSSRDDADEYAVHVSLAHAVLPKLEAHGLLEYDADAGLIYLDRPVVDVETPVAELSDVPRWPGANSPPT; encoded by the coding sequence ATGCCCCCCTTCGAGAGCGCTCCCGTGGTCGACGTCGAGCAGTTCGTTCGGCTCACAGACGTCCCGCCCGACGAAGCGTACGAACTCCTCGCGAATTCGCGGACGCGACTCACCCTTCACGTCCTCTCGACGTGTGCACCCCCGTTCTCCGTCGACAGACTGACCGATATCGTCTCCAGTCGCGACGATGCCGACGAATACGCGGTCCACGTTTCGCTCGCCCACGCCGTCCTGCCCAAACTCGAGGCCCACGGTCTCCTCGAGTACGATGCCGACGCCGGTCTGATTTACCTCGATCGGCCGGTCGTGGACGTCGAGACCCCCGTCGCGGAACTCTCGGACGTTCCTCGGTGGCCAGGCGCCAACAGTCCGCCGACGTGA
- the uppS gene encoding polyprenyl diphosphate synthase: MKRWLRQRVDAAYERLLSREISGAPTHVAVIQDGNRRYSRKRGGNAHDGHRAGAETTEQILEWCHDIGVEELTLYAFSTENFDRPDEENEALFDLLCEKLRKFARAERVHGNEVRIRAIGDVERLPERVRDAVAYAEEETRGYDQFVLNIALAYGGRAQLLEAVRGVADSVDADDLEPGEIDVEDIEDRLYDQPVRDVDLIIRTGGDERTSNFLPWHANGNEAAVFFCTPYWPEFSKADFLRGIRTYEHREESWRRTRARRALALLGAVSEPELVEAHSIVDRFRDSLPSAERPDTGDIEANDSSGRIAD; this comes from the coding sequence ATGAAGCGGTGGCTCCGTCAACGCGTCGATGCGGCCTACGAACGGCTGCTCTCGCGAGAGATATCCGGCGCGCCGACCCACGTCGCAGTGATTCAGGACGGTAACCGACGGTACTCTCGCAAGCGGGGCGGAAACGCCCACGACGGCCACCGTGCCGGCGCCGAAACGACGGAACAGATCCTCGAGTGGTGCCACGACATCGGCGTCGAGGAACTGACGTTGTATGCGTTCTCGACGGAGAATTTCGACCGTCCTGACGAAGAGAACGAGGCGCTGTTCGATCTGCTCTGTGAGAAACTGCGGAAGTTCGCACGGGCCGAACGCGTCCACGGAAACGAGGTTCGCATTCGAGCCATCGGCGACGTCGAACGGCTTCCGGAGCGGGTTCGTGACGCCGTCGCATACGCCGAGGAGGAAACCCGTGGGTACGATCAGTTCGTTCTCAACATCGCGCTGGCGTACGGCGGCCGCGCACAACTGCTCGAAGCCGTCCGCGGCGTCGCCGACAGCGTCGACGCGGACGATCTGGAACCCGGCGAAATCGACGTCGAGGACATCGAAGACAGGCTGTACGATCAGCCGGTCCGGGACGTCGACCTGATCATCCGAACGGGCGGTGACGAGCGCACGTCGAATTTCCTCCCCTGGCACGCCAACGGTAACGAAGCGGCCGTTTTCTTCTGTACGCCGTACTGGCCGGAGTTTTCGAAAGCGGACTTCCTGCGGGGGATTCGCACGTACGAACACCGCGAAGAATCCTGGCGCCGGACCCGCGCTCGCCGCGCACTGGCACTGCTCGGCGCCGTCAGCGAACCCGAACTCGTGGAAGCCCACTCGATCGTCGACCGGTTCCGCGACTCTCTCCCGTCGGCCGAGCGGCCCGACACCGGCGATATCGAGGCGAACGACTCGAGCGGACGGATCGCCGACTGA
- a CDS encoding DUF5778 family protein, whose amino-acid sequence MADVIDEDLYQRTRTLLEPGDIELNGAIVHTDYDGSEDVQMMQATIDVGDVIAEHSGHDPKDCYVYSGNDDTDFSSNQHQGLTLEGEEFVWECQQLLRQGSFDIVIYYEASADHEAILEDVRDLGFEVTGVEG is encoded by the coding sequence ATGGCAGACGTGATCGACGAGGACCTCTATCAGCGGACCAGGACGTTGCTCGAGCCCGGAGACATCGAACTGAACGGGGCGATCGTCCACACCGACTACGATGGGAGCGAGGACGTCCAGATGATGCAGGCGACGATCGACGTCGGCGACGTCATCGCCGAACACTCGGGACACGACCCGAAAGATTGCTACGTCTACTCGGGCAACGACGATACCGACTTCTCGTCGAACCAGCACCAGGGCCTGACGCTCGAGGGCGAGGAATTCGTCTGGGAGTGCCAGCAGCTCCTGCGACAGGGGAGTTTCGACATCGTCATCTATTACGAAGCGAGCGCGGACCACGAAGCGATCCTCGAAGACGTTCGAGACCTCGGCTTCGAGGTGACGGGCGTCGAGGGCTGA
- a CDS encoding Lrp/AsnC family transcriptional regulator, whose translation MSTDVDLTERERAVVNAFQGGFPVVERPFEPAAAAMCDRGVDIDAAGLRETIQTLDERGVLSRFGPLVNAQEIGGAATLVAMHAPEDRFDDIVERVNGHREVAHNYEREHPSLNVWFVVSVADEDRVGEVLAEIEAETGQETYNLPKQQEFRVEAKFYVDGPLDGEGDAEDAGIDLSRLGPTVSPSADPTLSPAERDLVLEIQDGVPLTETPYTDVAGAIGVETEWVLETIKRFEREGKIRRIGVVPNHYALGYTENGMTVWNVPDELVADVGPEVASLPFVTHCYRRPRHEGVWPYNFFAMTHGRSEAESERRIEQVRETMAGYWDVTEDDWDSLFSTQILKKTGIRLAERAASNTRER comes from the coding sequence ATGTCCACGGACGTCGACCTCACCGAACGGGAGCGGGCGGTCGTCAACGCATTTCAGGGCGGCTTCCCCGTCGTGGAGCGGCCCTTCGAGCCCGCCGCAGCGGCGATGTGCGATCGCGGGGTCGACATCGACGCGGCCGGGTTGCGAGAGACCATCCAAACCCTCGACGAGCGAGGCGTCCTCTCTCGATTCGGACCGCTCGTCAACGCACAGGAAATCGGCGGCGCGGCGACGCTGGTCGCGATGCACGCTCCCGAAGACCGTTTCGACGACATCGTCGAACGGGTAAACGGACACCGCGAGGTAGCACACAACTACGAGCGCGAGCATCCGTCTCTGAACGTCTGGTTCGTCGTGAGCGTCGCCGACGAGGACCGGGTCGGGGAGGTCCTGGCCGAAATCGAAGCCGAGACCGGACAGGAGACGTACAACCTGCCCAAACAACAGGAGTTCCGCGTCGAGGCCAAATTCTACGTCGACGGCCCGCTCGACGGCGAGGGCGACGCCGAGGACGCCGGCATCGATCTCAGCCGCCTCGGACCCACCGTCTCGCCGAGCGCCGACCCCACGCTCTCGCCGGCCGAGCGCGACCTCGTCCTCGAGATTCAGGACGGGGTTCCCCTCACCGAAACGCCGTATACAGACGTCGCCGGTGCGATCGGAGTCGAGACCGAGTGGGTACTCGAGACGATCAAACGATTCGAGCGCGAGGGCAAGATTCGTCGAATCGGCGTCGTCCCGAATCACTACGCGCTCGGCTACACGGAAAACGGGATGACGGTCTGGAACGTCCCGGACGAACTGGTCGCAGATGTCGGCCCCGAAGTCGCCTCGCTGCCGTTCGTGACGCACTGCTACCGACGGCCGCGCCACGAGGGTGTCTGGCCGTACAATTTCTTCGCGATGACCCACGGCCGGAGCGAGGCGGAGAGCGAACGGCGTATCGAGCAGGTTCGCGAGACCATGGCCGGCTACTGGGACGTCACCGAAGACGACTGGGACAGTCTGTTTTCGACGCAAATATTGAAAAAGACCGGCATTCGTCTGGCAGAACGCGCTGCCTCGAACACCAGAGAGCGGTAA
- a CDS encoding precorrin-2 dehydrogenase/sirohydrochlorin ferrochelatase family protein, which translates to MIPLVHDFTDETVLVFGGGPVGARKARRFAREARVLVVSPAFADREFGPAELIRAAPTPDEVAPWLERVEPALAVAATDDEAINEAVADASRERGILVNRADRAGERDAGSVVVPATVSEDPVTVSIATGGTAPALSKYLRRELEETLAGAGEMARVCAGLREELKSRDVPADRRREIVTDVVNSPDLWTALRTGTSNCPQVIEDVLGDELSTGGERP; encoded by the coding sequence ATGATTCCACTCGTGCACGACTTCACCGACGAAACGGTGCTCGTCTTCGGCGGCGGACCCGTCGGCGCCCGAAAGGCCCGTCGGTTCGCCCGAGAAGCGCGGGTCCTCGTCGTCAGCCCCGCGTTCGCCGACCGTGAATTCGGCCCGGCCGAACTGATCCGCGCCGCGCCGACGCCCGACGAGGTCGCCCCGTGGCTCGAGCGAGTCGAACCCGCCCTCGCCGTCGCGGCGACGGACGACGAGGCGATCAACGAGGCGGTCGCCGACGCGAGCCGCGAGCGGGGAATCCTCGTCAACCGTGCCGACCGAGCGGGCGAGCGCGACGCCGGTAGCGTCGTCGTACCGGCGACCGTGTCCGAAGACCCCGTCACCGTCTCGATCGCGACCGGTGGCACGGCACCCGCACTGAGTAAGTACCTCCGACGAGAACTCGAGGAGACGCTGGCGGGAGCCGGCGAGATGGCGCGCGTCTGTGCGGGGCTGCGCGAGGAGCTGAAATCTCGAGACGTGCCGGCCGACCGCCGCCGAGAGATCGTCACCGACGTCGTCAATTCTCCGGATCTTTGGACAGCTTTACGTACGGGTACTTCCAACTGTCCGCAAGTGATCGAGGACGTGCTCGGCGACGAACTGTCTACCGGGGGTGAACGGCCGTGA
- the hemA gene encoding glutamyl-tRNA reductase: protein MSTGVVTAARVTHESGSVDQLAAASPASQHAAVSELLTVPGIEEAYVLSTCNRVEAYVVGPDHAIGRAALQEFFADADDDAVVTTHHDESLRHLLRIAAGLESVILGEDQIIGQVRAAYEDARDAGGIGSMLEAAVTKAIHVGERARTETAINEGVVSLGSAATRRAAAEVDLEGASALVVGAGEMGRLAARSLVAAGVDELVVVNRTVAHAEHIVDEVCEETDAGAAPLEDLDSIAGRTDIVVAATGSEEPILEPHHLDGARDGATETEQVIVDLGQPRDVAPRTGSLPAVTVFDLDDLESITAETREQRADAARDVEGMIDHEFQLLTEQYKRARADEAIAAMYESAERIKEREVETALSRLGGEDVSDEQREIVESMADSLVNQLLAPPTKSLREAAAEDDWSTIHTALQLFDPEFGPNDGPIAPTALAAAASSDPGIGATDDD, encoded by the coding sequence ATTTCGACCGGGGTCGTCACCGCAGCGCGAGTTACGCACGAAAGCGGCAGCGTCGATCAACTCGCCGCTGCAAGCCCAGCGAGCCAGCACGCCGCCGTTTCGGAGTTGCTGACCGTACCAGGTATCGAAGAAGCGTACGTCCTCTCGACGTGCAACCGGGTCGAAGCGTACGTCGTCGGCCCGGATCACGCTATCGGCCGGGCTGCGCTACAGGAGTTTTTTGCCGACGCGGACGACGATGCGGTCGTCACGACCCACCACGACGAGAGCCTCCGACACCTGCTCAGAATCGCCGCCGGCCTCGAGTCGGTGATACTCGGCGAGGACCAGATCATCGGCCAGGTCCGAGCCGCCTACGAGGACGCCCGCGACGCCGGCGGCATCGGCTCGATGCTCGAGGCCGCCGTCACGAAGGCGATCCACGTCGGCGAACGCGCCCGGACGGAAACCGCGATCAACGAGGGCGTCGTGTCGCTTGGCTCGGCCGCGACGCGACGTGCCGCGGCAGAAGTCGACCTCGAGGGGGCGAGCGCGCTGGTCGTCGGCGCCGGCGAAATGGGCCGACTCGCGGCTCGGAGCCTCGTGGCCGCCGGCGTCGACGAACTCGTCGTCGTCAACCGGACCGTCGCCCACGCCGAACACATCGTCGACGAGGTCTGCGAGGAGACCGACGCAGGCGCCGCGCCGCTCGAGGACCTCGATTCCATCGCGGGCCGGACGGACATCGTCGTTGCCGCCACCGGCAGCGAGGAACCGATACTCGAACCGCACCATCTCGACGGCGCACGCGACGGTGCGACCGAGACCGAGCAGGTGATCGTCGACCTCGGCCAGCCCCGCGACGTCGCTCCGAGAACCGGTTCGTTACCCGCCGTGACGGTCTTCGATCTGGACGACCTCGAGTCGATAACCGCGGAGACGCGCGAACAGCGGGCCGACGCGGCCCGCGACGTCGAGGGGATGATCGACCACGAGTTTCAGTTGCTGACGGAACAGTACAAACGAGCGCGCGCGGACGAAGCGATCGCCGCGATGTACGAGTCCGCCGAACGAATCAAAGAGCGTGAGGTGGAGACGGCGCTCTCGCGTCTCGGCGGCGAGGACGTCTCCGACGAACAGCGCGAGATCGTCGAGTCGATGGCGGACTCCCTCGTCAATCAGTTGCTCGCGCCGCCGACCAAGAGCCTGCGCGAGGCCGCAGCGGAAGACGACTGGAGCACCATCCACACCGCCCTCCAGTTGTTCGATCCCGAGTTCGGTCCCAACGACGGGCCGATCGCGCCGACGGCGCTCGCCGCGGCAGCGAGCAGCGATCCAGGGATCGGCGCCACGGACGACGATTGA
- a CDS encoding HAD family hydrolase, with translation MASEPDYDFWLLDLDGTIVDVEWSYTREVFDRVGDRLGREFTDREADIIWNGLTGSRDRQLEDWGVAPDEFWTAFHEEEDPLVRAEQTYLHEDAAFVADLEEPVGLVTHCQEFLCEPVLDHVGIRDWFDAQLCCTEETGWKPDPDPVERVMSDLGVGHNGHRGVLAGDGANDIGAAWNAGLDAIHVERVGHERRGRCVLGDYRVQSFDELY, from the coding sequence ATGGCCTCGGAACCCGACTACGACTTCTGGCTGCTCGATCTCGACGGGACCATCGTCGACGTCGAGTGGTCCTATACGCGGGAGGTGTTCGACCGGGTCGGCGACCGGCTCGGTCGCGAGTTCACCGACCGAGAAGCCGACATCATCTGGAACGGCCTGACCGGGTCCCGGGACCGCCAGCTCGAAGACTGGGGCGTCGCCCCCGACGAATTCTGGACCGCGTTCCACGAGGAGGAGGATCCGCTGGTGCGGGCCGAACAGACTTACCTCCACGAGGACGCCGCGTTCGTCGCCGACCTCGAGGAACCGGTCGGACTCGTCACTCACTGCCAGGAGTTCCTCTGTGAGCCGGTGCTGGATCACGTCGGTATCCGCGACTGGTTCGACGCGCAGCTCTGCTGTACCGAGGAAACGGGCTGGAAACCCGACCCGGATCCAGTCGAGCGAGTCATGTCCGACCTCGGCGTCGGGCACAACGGTCACCGAGGGGTTCTCGCGGGCGACGGTGCCAACGACATCGGCGCGGCCTGGAACGCCGGGCTCGATGCGATCCACGTCGAACGTGTTGGCCACGAACGCCGCGGACGGTGCGTCCTCGGCGACTATCGCGTCCAGTCGTTCGACGAGCTTTACTGA
- a CDS encoding ABC transporter substrate-binding protein — MTETLSFQLNWEPNGFQSPYFLAREEGFYREAGLEIEFVEGHGSPYAAERAARGRADVALAGASAVLTTQSKGFEPLAVAAVTQKTPAAVYTLRDVFGEPLTEPAQLAGRTVAPSATKTRILTAQLLENTGIRDDVELLDVDPHTHHRVQHKVVDGAVDAAVGVVTNGIEIGREHDRTPDELPIGDYLDVYGMTLVTGPELARERPDSIRSFIRASARGWAAATRDPARAIDVLVGRNATLERNREIERLKFETAANRLQFTPYVRDHGWGAQDPARWRRLGETLSETALLEGSIDPDAVWTGEFRPVDEPIVSEYADRVRPAVE, encoded by the coding sequence ATGACAGAGACGCTCTCGTTCCAGCTCAACTGGGAGCCGAACGGATTCCAGTCGCCGTACTTCCTCGCCCGCGAGGAGGGGTTCTATCGAGAGGCTGGCCTCGAGATCGAGTTCGTCGAGGGCCACGGCTCGCCGTACGCGGCCGAACGCGCTGCGCGCGGACGTGCGGACGTCGCGCTCGCGGGTGCCAGCGCCGTGTTGACGACGCAGAGCAAGGGGTTCGAGCCGCTGGCGGTCGCCGCGGTGACGCAGAAGACGCCGGCGGCCGTCTACACCCTGCGGGACGTCTTCGGTGAGCCACTCACAGAGCCCGCACAGCTCGCGGGCCGGACCGTCGCGCCCTCCGCGACGAAGACACGGATTCTCACCGCCCAGTTGCTCGAGAACACGGGCATCCGAGACGACGTCGAACTGCTCGACGTCGATCCGCACACCCACCACCGCGTCCAGCACAAGGTCGTCGACGGCGCGGTCGACGCCGCGGTCGGCGTGGTCACAAATGGGATCGAGATCGGCCGCGAGCACGACCGGACGCCCGACGAGCTTCCGATCGGGGACTATCTGGACGTCTACGGCATGACGCTCGTCACCGGCCCCGAGCTCGCGCGCGAACGGCCGGACTCGATTCGATCGTTCATCCGAGCGAGCGCGCGCGGGTGGGCCGCCGCGACCCGCGATCCGGCGCGTGCGATCGACGTCCTCGTCGGCCGAAACGCGACACTCGAGCGCAATCGGGAGATCGAGCGCCTGAAGTTCGAAACTGCGGCGAACCGGCTCCAGTTCACGCCGTACGTGCGGGATCACGGCTGGGGGGCACAGGATCCGGCCCGGTGGCGACGCCTCGGCGAGACGCTCTCCGAGACCGCACTGCTCGAGGGCTCGATCGATCCGGACGCGGTCTGGACCGGCGAGTTCCGCCCCGTCGACGAGCCGATCGTCTCCGAGTACGCCGATCGGGTTCGACCGGCGGTCGAGTGA
- a CDS encoding ABC transporter substrate-binding protein, with product MTDIDSQQAAIDEFQGDPGDRPVMRARFEHNGSPRYMLYTIKRFAYDHDRGFHLDLQLVSDELDEGLETVEAKLQDGDADLIDIDYLSTARERADGAPIVAFHPYGQTVGGLVTPIDSPIDGLDDLSGHRIGVVRRRDKNWILVRAACREFHGFDPDETATPLEAGSKVELTRQLRNGEVDAILQFWQIVPEIVESGPYREVLSMSRLVDRLADTDGERPIPISTFLTSEPYLADHPDAVRGFEGAFRDAVERLKRDDSLWEELGAQLMYEDDPAVIRAVRDRWREMVVADWDESTVDGMERLFDRLKAVAGADALGVDELPDGVFRTDVEMEGRP from the coding sequence ATGACCGACATCGACTCACAACAGGCCGCGATCGACGAATTTCAGGGCGACCCCGGCGATCGACCGGTGATGCGGGCCCGATTCGAACACAACGGCAGTCCGCGGTACATGCTGTACACGATCAAGCGCTTCGCCTACGATCACGACCGCGGCTTTCACCTCGACTTGCAACTCGTCTCCGACGAACTCGACGAGGGTCTCGAGACCGTGGAAGCGAAGCTCCAGGACGGCGACGCCGACCTGATCGACATCGACTACCTCTCGACTGCGCGCGAGCGGGCCGACGGCGCTCCGATCGTCGCGTTTCACCCGTACGGACAGACGGTCGGCGGCCTCGTTACGCCGATCGATTCGCCGATCGACGGACTCGACGATCTCTCCGGACACCGGATCGGCGTCGTCAGGCGACGCGACAAGAACTGGATTCTCGTCAGGGCGGCGTGCCGGGAGTTCCACGGCTTCGACCCGGACGAGACGGCGACGCCCCTCGAGGCCGGATCGAAGGTCGAACTCACTCGGCAACTCCGAAACGGCGAGGTCGACGCCATTCTTCAGTTCTGGCAGATCGTCCCGGAGATCGTCGAATCCGGCCCCTACCGGGAGGTACTGTCGATGTCGCGGCTGGTCGACCGGCTCGCAGACACCGACGGCGAGCGCCCGATTCCGATCTCGACGTTTCTGACGAGCGAACCGTATCTGGCCGACCACCCCGACGCGGTCCGCGGCTTCGAAGGGGCCTTTCGAGACGCCGTCGAGCGGCTCAAACGCGACGACAGCCTCTGGGAGGAACTGGGCGCACAGCTCATGTACGAAGACGACCCCGCGGTCATCCGCGCCGTGCGCGATCGCTGGCGCGAGATGGTCGTCGCCGACTGGGACGAGTCCACCGTCGATGGGATGGAACGACTGTTCGACCGGCTGAAAGCGGTCGCGGGCGCGGACGCGCTCGGCGTCGACGAGCTACCGGACGGGGTGTTCCGGACGGACGTGGAAATGGAGGGGCGGCCATGA
- a CDS encoding ABC transporter substrate-binding protein produces MLARQSVRLFHLPFSFMLPQKVAVERGYFREEGIEVDLVERDRRDVEVKYIPAEETLTDDYDVDLYPICKWESIRRTWDMNDGRIVANGTFANLPYTVFTRPDSSVESPSDLGNVPVGVNLRTGQEYTARRALEEHVGSDEIDLVGCGMPTDRLRALHEGRVDAVTLIDPHSTLADYLGFRRLLEYDNHMGIVGSDDVDRNLLEAFLRAYERAVADINAEPDAFRGTYLEMLEAEKAVAPDVFDDVDVAAVREEITVPRYEVPEPVDRGELDDHLDWMQARGLIDEDATIDDIVAPL; encoded by the coding sequence ATGCTAGCACGTCAATCGGTTCGGTTGTTCCACCTCCCGTTTTCGTTTATGCTGCCACAGAAGGTGGCGGTCGAACGGGGATACTTCCGCGAGGAGGGGATCGAAGTCGACCTGGTCGAGCGCGATCGCCGCGACGTGGAGGTCAAATATATTCCAGCCGAGGAGACGCTGACCGACGACTACGACGTGGATCTCTACCCCATCTGCAAGTGGGAGAGCATCCGCCGAACGTGGGACATGAACGACGGACGAATCGTCGCGAACGGAACGTTCGCCAACCTTCCGTACACGGTGTTCACCCGGCCCGACTCGTCAGTCGAGTCGCCGTCGGATCTCGGGAACGTCCCGGTCGGCGTCAATCTGCGAACCGGCCAGGAGTACACGGCGCGGAGGGCCCTCGAGGAACACGTCGGCTCCGACGAGATCGATCTCGTCGGCTGCGGGATGCCGACCGACCGACTGCGAGCCCTCCACGAGGGGCGCGTCGACGCCGTCACACTCATCGATCCCCACAGTACGCTGGCCGACTACCTCGGTTTCCGGCGGCTTCTCGAGTACGACAACCACATGGGAATCGTCGGAAGCGACGACGTCGACCGGAACCTGCTCGAGGCCTTCCTGCGCGCCTACGAGCGCGCAGTCGCGGACATCAACGCCGAACCGGACGCGTTCCGCGGCACCTATCTGGAGATGCTCGAGGCCGAGAAAGCGGTGGCTCCCGACGTGTTCGACGACGTCGACGTCGCCGCCGTCCGCGAGGAGATCACGGTACCCCGGTACGAGGTGCCAGAACCGGTCGACCGCGGGGAACTCGACGACCACCTCGACTGGATGCAAGCCCGCGGACTGATCGACGAGGACGCGACGATCGACGACATCGTCGCGCCGCTGTAA